In a genomic window of Telopea speciosissima isolate NSW1024214 ecotype Mountain lineage chromosome 5, Tspe_v1, whole genome shotgun sequence:
- the LOC122663282 gene encoding jacalin-related lectin 3-like: MEMIVKVGPYGKRQGNLWNDKGQSMLTNIFISYDTIRIKSIQTAYMLGGKLQLSDKHGGDGVMFKTVEIDYPSEFLIGITGYTSADGLTDDSVDVINSLTFETNRRKFGPFGPEVPASLLNKRLQNLLYMDPKNGMEMMVKFGPRGWGGLGTHWDDKGQSMLTQIFISYDSKRVYSIQTAYMLDGKLQLSNKHGGDGDMFKTVEIDYPSEFLTGISGYKDSLFSDYMVKSLTFETNRRKFGPFGQEEGTHFCIELGSKRFFGGFHGTSDSNYLLSIGVYVKPINPSEEETKIQSTVPIKARR; this comes from the exons atgGAGATGATTGTGAAGGTGGGTCCATATGGGAAAAGACAAGGCAATTTATGGAATGACAAAGGCCAGAGCATGCTAACCAATATCTTCATATCCTATGACACTATAAGGATAAAATCCATACAAACTGCATACATGCTGGGTGGGAAATTGCAACTATCCGATAAACATGGTGGAGATGGAGTTATGTTCAAAACG GTTGAGATAGATTATCCCTCTGAGTTTCTTATTGGAATTACTGGTTACACCTCTGCTGATGGCTTGACTGATGATAGCGTGGACGTAATTAACTCTTTGACGTTTGAAACCAACAGGAGAAAGTTTGGGCCGTTTGGGCCAGAG GTGCCTGCTTCTCTTCTGAATAAG AGACTCCAAAATCTTCTCTATATGGATCCCAAAAATGGAATGGAGATGATGGTAAAGTTTGGTCCTCGTGGGTGGGGTGGATTGGGCACTCACTGGGATGACAAAGGCCAAAGCATGCTAACCCAGATCTTCATTTCCTATGACAGTAAAAGGGTATATTCCATACAGACTGCTTACATGCTGGATGGGAAATTGCAATTATCCAATAAACATGGCGGAGATGGAGATATGTTCAAAACG GTTGAGATAGATTATCCTTCTGAGTTTCTTACTGGTATTAGTGGTTACAAAGATTCTCTCTTCAGTGATTATATGGTTAAGTCATTGACGTTTGAAACCAACCGGAGAAAGTTTGGGCCGTTTGGGCAAGAGGAAGGCACGCACTTCTGCATTGAGTTGGGAAGTAAGCGATTCTTTGGAGGATTTCATGGAACTTCGGACTCAAACTATCTCTTATCGATTGGAGTTTATGTGAAACCTATCAATCCGTCGGAGGAAGAGACTAAAATACAAAGTACAGTACCAATTAAAGCCCGTCGTTAA